One window of Corynebacterium accolens genomic DNA carries:
- the rpsP gene encoding 30S ribosomal protein S16: protein MAVKIKLQRVGKIRAAEYRVVIADARTRRSGKVIENIGIYHPKEEPSLIKIDSERAQRWLSVGAQPTEPVLALLKVTGDWQKHKGLPGAEGTLKVAEEKKSKLDLFNEALAEANNGPTIEAITEKKKAKEEAKKKKEAEEAAAAEAAAAAAGEADAEAEASEESAE from the coding sequence ATGGCTGTCAAAATTAAACTGCAGCGCGTAGGTAAGATCCGCGCCGCTGAATACCGCGTAGTTATCGCTGATGCTCGTACCCGCCGCAGCGGCAAGGTCATCGAGAACATTGGCATCTACCACCCGAAGGAAGAGCCTTCCCTCATCAAGATCGACTCCGAGCGCGCACAGCGCTGGTTGTCCGTTGGTGCACAGCCCACCGAGCCGGTCTTGGCGCTGCTGAAGGTCACCGGTGACTGGCAGAAGCACAAGGGCCTGCCGGGCGCAGAGGGCACCCTGAAGGTTGCTGAGGAGAAGAAGTCCAAGCTGGACCTCTTCAACGAGGCATTGGCTGAGGCTAATAACGGCCCAACCATCGAGGCCATCACCGAAAAGAAGAAGGCCAAGGAAGAAGCAAAGAAGAAGAAGGAAGCTGAAGAGGCTGCTGCAGCTGAGGCTGCCGCTGCTGCTGCCGGCGAGGCAGACGCTGAAGCAGAAGCTTCTGAGGAGTCCGCAGAGTAA
- a CDS encoding cupin domain-containing protein, protein MNDSPNPASEPRGAHQEAPHSPLIDLDLVALAPATDPERKRPGVKRVLNGERANLILFSFAPGQTLPDHKAAHPITVQAIRGEVKFTCGEKTVTLSPGNMVHLPAYTVHSVAAPLPEMDSDSPAQQADAQPALMLLTMLTG, encoded by the coding sequence ATGAACGACTCACCCAACCCTGCTTCCGAGCCACGCGGTGCACATCAGGAGGCACCGCACTCGCCCTTGATTGACCTTGACCTCGTAGCCTTGGCGCCTGCCACCGATCCTGAGCGCAAGCGCCCTGGGGTCAAGCGGGTCTTGAACGGTGAGCGCGCCAACCTCATCCTTTTTAGCTTCGCACCGGGGCAAACCTTGCCGGACCACAAAGCCGCCCACCCGATTACCGTGCAGGCCATACGCGGCGAGGTGAAGTTCACCTGCGGGGAGAAAACGGTCACCCTATCCCCGGGTAATATGGTGCACTTGCCGGCTTATACAGTACATAGCGTTGCCGCGCCCCTGCCGGAGATGGATTCGGATTCGCCCGCACAACAGGCGGACGCGCAGCCTGCACTGATGCTTTTAACGATGCTTACGGGCTAA
- a CDS encoding [protein-PII] uridylyltransferase: MVAASALRSEAYAAAVRILQGLDLPPHTALAATGSVARQEMTPYSDIDVILIFPEDHEPDPSQVEKLWYPVWDAKYRLDFALRTPQECAEIALQDASAGFAQLDLTYIAGDKPLVDDARQRLLHAWRRQLQRGFDSFVDIAIARWNRSGAVATMTNPDLKNGRGGLRDIQLLRALALGNLCDLPALEEERRLLLDARTLLHVKARRHRDILDPDFAADVADELGFSSRYELTAALVTAASAVDEAVERSLATARGVLGSRSAGPAQGRDRVRRPLDVDVVADGAVISLARTPNCEDPWLLTRVAAAAARTGYSVSAATWRALQELPPLPERWPRAAVDDFFAILSSPAHTPRVIAELDRYGLWERLVPEWGHVRGLLPRERSHMHSVDYHLVATVTRCAEVRTSVARPDLLLLAALYHDLGKGHDRPHEQVGAELVARQAARMRFNLADISRVQTVVAEHTSLARLAATMDPRSDAARDALLNACHYDQLTISLLATLSKADALSTGPGVWSARTAQAQALIVARALEANKPRIVTRPLVRVPQDEHGVGLAVDWQEEVVTVTWSGANKAEFKRIFALISALGWTIVRANFVQGDAGSYQAEFVIRTVQKTLTEAAEPDRFIQSYNSRTYTELPDIVGEPTTAAFNVGGILEIRTVERIGALGYLVESLPEFMWLRHEILGATMIVHVFFGASVSRAQVVGNVTRALARD; the protein is encoded by the coding sequence ATGGTGGCAGCATCCGCTCTTCGCAGCGAGGCTTATGCAGCGGCGGTGCGCATACTCCAGGGTTTGGACCTGCCGCCGCACACGGCGCTAGCAGCAACCGGCTCTGTGGCCCGGCAGGAGATGACTCCCTATTCCGATATTGATGTCATCCTGATTTTCCCGGAGGACCACGAGCCAGACCCCAGCCAGGTAGAAAAATTGTGGTACCCGGTGTGGGATGCCAAGTATCGGTTGGACTTTGCCCTGCGTACCCCGCAGGAGTGCGCGGAGATTGCCCTGCAGGATGCCTCGGCTGGCTTCGCTCAATTGGATCTGACGTATATCGCAGGCGATAAGCCGCTTGTCGATGACGCCCGTCAGCGCCTCCTGCACGCGTGGCGGCGGCAGCTGCAGCGGGGCTTTGATAGCTTCGTGGATATCGCCATTGCCCGGTGGAACCGCTCCGGCGCCGTCGCCACCATGACCAACCCAGACTTAAAAAACGGGCGTGGGGGATTGCGCGATATTCAGCTCCTGCGCGCTTTAGCCCTGGGCAACCTATGTGATCTGCCCGCGCTGGAGGAAGAGCGGCGGCTGCTACTCGATGCCCGGACCCTGCTGCACGTCAAGGCTCGCCGCCACCGCGATATTTTGGATCCGGACTTTGCCGCAGATGTTGCTGATGAATTGGGCTTTAGCAGCCGCTATGAGCTCACCGCGGCGTTGGTTACTGCGGCCTCTGCGGTCGACGAGGCGGTAGAGCGTAGCTTGGCCACAGCCCGCGGCGTTTTGGGTAGCCGCAGCGCTGGTCCGGCGCAGGGGCGAGACCGCGTGCGACGTCCCCTCGACGTGGACGTCGTGGCCGATGGCGCCGTTATCTCCCTGGCCCGCACACCCAATTGTGAAGATCCATGGTTATTGACCCGCGTTGCGGCGGCCGCGGCGCGGACGGGCTATTCCGTCTCGGCGGCGACGTGGCGAGCACTGCAAGAGCTGCCGCCCCTGCCGGAGCGATGGCCGCGGGCGGCCGTCGATGACTTTTTCGCCATCTTGTCCTCGCCGGCCCATACCCCACGGGTGATTGCAGAATTGGATCGCTATGGGCTGTGGGAGCGTTTAGTCCCCGAATGGGGCCATGTGCGCGGATTACTGCCCAGAGAACGCAGCCACATGCATTCAGTGGACTACCACCTCGTCGCCACCGTCACGCGCTGCGCTGAGGTGCGGACCTCGGTGGCCCGCCCAGATCTCCTCCTCTTGGCTGCGTTGTACCACGATTTGGGCAAGGGCCATGACCGCCCGCACGAGCAGGTAGGGGCAGAGCTGGTGGCGCGGCAGGCCGCGCGCATGCGGTTTAATCTTGCAGATATATCTCGCGTGCAAACCGTGGTGGCAGAGCATACGAGCCTGGCGCGATTGGCGGCGACGATGGATCCGCGCTCGGATGCCGCGCGCGATGCCCTATTAAACGCCTGCCATTATGACCAATTGACCATTTCGCTGCTTGCGACCTTATCCAAGGCGGATGCCTTATCGACGGGCCCTGGCGTGTGGTCTGCTCGCACCGCACAGGCGCAGGCCCTTATCGTCGCTCGCGCTTTGGAAGCGAATAAGCCTCGCATAGTCACCCGCCCTTTAGTTCGCGTTCCGCAGGACGAGCATGGAGTAGGGCTTGCGGTTGATTGGCAGGAGGAAGTGGTCACAGTGACTTGGTCCGGCGCCAATAAGGCAGAGTTTAAGCGCATTTTTGCGCTGATTTCCGCCTTGGGGTGGACGATTGTGCGGGCCAATTTCGTACAAGGTGATGCTGGTAGCTATCAGGCGGAGTTTGTCATCCGTACCGTGCAAAAGACGCTCACAGAGGCCGCGGAACCGGATAGGTTTATCCAGTCCTATAATTCGCGTACGTACACAGAGCTTCCCGATATCGTAGGTGAGCCCACGACGGCGGCGTTTAACGTGGGCGGAATCTTAGAGATTCGCACCGTGGAGAGAATAGGTGCATTGGGTTATTTGGTGGAGTCATTGCCGGAGTTTATGTGGCTGCGCCATGAGATCCTGGGTGCCACGATGATTGTGCACGTTTTCTTTGGCGCTTCGGTTTCTCGCGCCCAGGTGGTGGGGAATGTGACCAGGGCCCTGGCTAGGGACTAA
- a CDS encoding acyltransferase family protein: MTTDSPRNFRYRYDLDGLRGIAIGLVVIYHVFVGRVSGGVDVFLLLSGYFFLGSQLRYAGKPNASLNPWWPIWRTLRRLVPSLVLVIGVTYILVRLFTPQLMRTEFTQQITATMLYYQNWELARQNADYTAAAADTSPLQHMWSMSVQGQFYLMGIAFALILAAIMKLRPQESSLRTSRFPTVNQIAGPILIVVTIASFAYASRHGLHGTPENYYSTWSRAWELTLGAVLAIYGSAWKIPARFYDLFTGLGLFMLVFTGAIIAETTAYPGPLSLLPLGGAVLIILGGGGKISKAMASGKARWLGDVAYPLYLWHWPLLILSTSYLGQQTPSWWLGIIIIAISLLLADATHRFIERPLRQHRKRPLAEDLPAHKAISGLSTRAGAGRAIGGVVVASCVTALLLIQPLWLRTLNIADAEILNPKQYPGATTFINDITPPDGVEIKPDPIVAGGIQPPVAANWCFVPDSQPADFFFETRRDGKTPCIFGDTNSEKEVYLVGGSHAEQYSSALDHLGREMGFKLVPLLRQGCPIELGDDVTVSPECAEWGELVMDRIAEAHPALVISNTTRPQNEYGHGPDAVPAGYQAFWEELSKRDIPFLGFRDNPWGFDEDGEPREFDECYVANEDAVGCGMRFEQVYQPYDPGAVVLSQYENMLSLDTAPWFCDANGDCPVVIGNTMVYRDMHHITNAFADSAIPMIREALTPFLNGEKVQQEAPEISPEEAEAALEESPAAPTTGGTRRANPVPYPNTPENDPV; the protein is encoded by the coding sequence ATGACAACAGATTCCCCACGCAACTTTCGATATCGCTATGACCTCGACGGTCTGCGCGGTATCGCAATTGGCCTCGTAGTTATCTACCACGTCTTTGTCGGTCGTGTCTCTGGCGGCGTGGATGTCTTCTTACTGCTTTCCGGTTACTTCTTCTTAGGCTCGCAGCTGCGCTATGCCGGCAAGCCCAACGCATCTTTGAACCCCTGGTGGCCAATCTGGCGCACGTTGCGCCGCTTGGTGCCAAGCCTCGTTTTAGTCATCGGTGTGACGTATATCTTGGTGCGCCTTTTCACCCCGCAGCTCATGCGCACTGAATTTACCCAGCAAATCACGGCAACCATGCTGTACTACCAGAACTGGGAGTTGGCGCGCCAAAACGCCGACTACACGGCGGCCGCCGCCGATACTTCCCCGCTGCAGCATATGTGGTCGATGTCCGTGCAGGGCCAGTTCTACCTGATGGGTATCGCCTTCGCCCTCATCCTGGCCGCGATAATGAAGCTGCGCCCGCAGGAGTCCTCGCTGCGTACCAGCCGCTTCCCCACGGTCAACCAGATTGCCGGTCCCATTCTCATCGTGGTGACCATCGCTTCCTTTGCCTATGCCTCGCGCCATGGGCTGCACGGAACGCCGGAGAACTACTACTCCACGTGGTCGCGCGCCTGGGAGCTGACCCTCGGCGCGGTACTTGCTATTTACGGCTCCGCCTGGAAGATTCCGGCCCGTTTTTATGACCTATTTACCGGCCTCGGCCTTTTCATGTTGGTCTTTACCGGCGCCATCATCGCAGAGACCACCGCCTATCCAGGTCCGCTATCGCTATTGCCTCTGGGCGGCGCCGTGCTCATCATCTTGGGCGGTGGCGGCAAGATCTCCAAGGCCATGGCTTCTGGAAAGGCGCGTTGGCTAGGCGATGTCGCCTATCCGCTATACCTCTGGCACTGGCCGCTGCTCATTTTGTCCACCTCGTACTTGGGTCAGCAGACCCCGTCGTGGTGGCTGGGCATCATTATCATTGCCATCTCCCTGCTGCTTGCCGATGCCACGCACCGCTTCATCGAGCGCCCCTTGCGCCAGCACCGCAAGCGCCCCTTGGCAGAGGACCTTCCAGCCCACAAGGCAATCTCCGGCCTGTCCACCCGTGCCGGGGCCGGTCGGGCCATCGGCGGTGTCGTGGTCGCCAGCTGTGTCACCGCACTGCTTCTCATTCAGCCGCTGTGGCTGCGCACGCTGAATATCGCCGATGCGGAGATTCTCAACCCCAAGCAATATCCGGGCGCCACCACGTTCATTAATGACATCACTCCACCAGATGGCGTAGAGATCAAACCTGATCCCATCGTGGCCGGGGGCATCCAGCCGCCGGTCGCCGCAAACTGGTGCTTTGTTCCCGATAGCCAGCCCGCCGATTTCTTCTTTGAAACGCGCAGGGACGGCAAGACGCCGTGCATTTTCGGCGATACCAATTCCGAAAAAGAAGTCTATTTGGTGGGAGGATCCCACGCGGAGCAATACTCCTCCGCCCTCGACCACTTGGGCCGCGAGATGGGCTTTAAGCTCGTCCCCCTCCTGCGCCAAGGCTGCCCAATCGAGCTTGGCGATGACGTCACGGTCAGCCCCGAGTGCGCCGAGTGGGGCGAGCTGGTCATGGACCGCATTGCCGAGGCCCACCCAGCGCTGGTTATTTCCAATACCACCCGCCCGCAAAACGAATATGGGCATGGCCCCGATGCGGTGCCCGCCGGTTACCAAGCCTTCTGGGAAGAACTATCCAAGCGCGATATCCCCTTCCTGGGCTTCCGCGATAACCCGTGGGGATTCGATGAAGACGGGGAGCCGCGCGAATTCGATGAGTGCTACGTAGCCAACGAGGATGCTGTGGGCTGTGGCATGCGATTCGAGCAGGTCTACCAACCTTATGATCCAGGTGCTGTAGTCCTATCGCAGTATGAGAACATGCTGTCCCTCGATACCGCGCCGTGGTTCTGCGACGCCAATGGCGATTGCCCGGTGGTCATTGGCAACACCATGGTCTACCGCGATATGCACCACATCACCAATGCCTTCGCGGATTCCGCGATACCGATGATCCGAGAAGCCCTTACGCCCTTCTTGAACGGCGAAAAGGTCCAGCAAGAGGCGCCAGAAATCTCCCCCGAAGAGGCGGAGGCAGCGTTAGAGGAATCGCCGGCTGCCCCCACCACCGGTGGCACGCGGCGCGCCAACCCAGTGCCGTATCCCAATACCCCGGAAAACGATCCGGTGTAA
- a CDS encoding TetR/AcrR family transcriptional regulator — translation MDTTQSHNKPYHHGNLHDELLRIAVQLGKEKGPEAITIRAVTRAAGVSPTSAYRHFKDQEELHDKVAELATDELVRRLHRTTNEAGDLAFPDHLVQIGFAYLDFALDETNFFRCMLEWKALRFMLGVDPSTPDDPKSEHLNLIQRYFDLLARHAQARGQTPKKEYFLHNSLLSWSAVHGFTVLAIDGPLSKLPREEIYKLFKPVVAGSLRGMDFEDPNDVYGNYPELRPHDGEH, via the coding sequence TTGGATACAACGCAGTCTCATAACAAGCCTTATCACCACGGAAACCTCCACGACGAGCTGCTGCGCATCGCCGTGCAATTAGGCAAAGAAAAAGGTCCTGAGGCTATTACCATCCGCGCCGTCACCCGCGCGGCAGGAGTGTCCCCTACGTCCGCTTACCGGCACTTTAAGGACCAGGAAGAGCTACACGATAAGGTGGCCGAACTCGCCACCGATGAGCTTGTGCGCCGCCTGCACCGCACCACCAATGAAGCTGGTGACCTTGCCTTCCCCGATCACCTCGTGCAGATAGGTTTTGCCTACCTCGACTTCGCCCTGGATGAAACGAATTTCTTCCGCTGCATGCTGGAGTGGAAGGCGCTGCGCTTTATGCTCGGCGTGGATCCGTCAACCCCCGATGATCCAAAAAGCGAACACCTGAACCTGATTCAGCGCTACTTCGATCTCTTGGCCCGCCATGCGCAGGCCCGAGGCCAAACGCCCAAGAAAGAATACTTCCTGCACAATAGCTTGCTGTCCTGGTCCGCCGTCCACGGTTTTACCGTGCTTGCCATTGACGGCCCCCTGTCCAAGCTGCCGCGGGAAGAAATCTATAAACTTTTCAAGCCCGTCGTCGCAGGTAGCCTGCGCGGGATGGATTTTGAAGATCCGAACGATGTATATGGCAATTACCCCGAACTGCGCCCACACGATGGGGAGCATTAG
- a CDS encoding P-II family nitrogen regulator: MKLITAIVKPFTLPDIREALKQQDVHGLTVTESQGFGQQSGHSEVYRGAEYATDFVPKVKLEVLTADDQVEDLIDAIVDAAYTGKIGDGKIWITPVEDVIRIRTGERGETAL, encoded by the coding sequence ATGAAACTTATTACCGCCATTGTGAAGCCGTTTACTCTGCCGGATATCCGGGAGGCATTAAAACAGCAGGATGTGCACGGCCTGACCGTGACCGAAAGCCAGGGCTTTGGGCAGCAGAGCGGGCACAGCGAGGTTTACCGCGGTGCCGAGTACGCCACGGACTTTGTGCCCAAGGTGAAGCTGGAGGTTTTGACCGCTGATGACCAAGTGGAAGACCTCATTGATGCCATCGTGGATGCCGCTTATACCGGCAAGATTGGCGATGGCAAGATTTGGATTACCCCGGTAGAAGACGTCATCCGCATCCGCACCGGGGAGCGCGGCGAGACCGCCCTTTAA
- a CDS encoding cation:proton antiporter yields MIDFATLSPFGWVVLVCVFIMGGAAWCGVLLALRTRDELTRAVMSDIVFYGMICMYLGWSMINNAPLAYDIALIGAIAAGILPTLSMARIISKGRR; encoded by the coding sequence ATGATTGATTTTGCAACATTGTCCCCATTCGGTTGGGTTGTACTAGTGTGCGTGTTCATCATGGGCGGGGCCGCTTGGTGCGGGGTGCTATTAGCGCTGCGCACCCGCGATGAACTCACCCGCGCGGTGATGTCAGACATCGTCTTTTACGGCATGATCTGCATGTACCTCGGCTGGTCAATGATCAACAATGCCCCCTTGGCCTATGACATTGCCCTGATTGGCGCCATCGCGGCCGGTATTTTGCCGACCTTGTCTATGGCACGCATTATTTCGAAAGGTCGGCGATAA
- a CDS encoding monovalent cation/H+ antiporter subunit E: MHAVAYALWLIKEIFVAGFTLAMSAFKPDNEYHPVIIRYPLRVTSAWEIFWFTSSITATPGTLSLGLREPPRKGLPRIVLVQAVQGSDPAAIVADLADMEEHLAPRVKSIDYGVPGQGDTTELDEAFYEFPLDTLGRYMRSPDLARAEDTPLSESQADVEKPKHLARKIQRRKETDR, encoded by the coding sequence ATGCATGCCGTAGCTTATGCACTCTGGCTCATCAAGGAGATTTTCGTTGCTGGGTTCACCCTGGCGATGTCAGCATTTAAGCCCGATAACGAATACCACCCGGTGATCATCCGGTATCCACTGCGCGTTACCAGCGCCTGGGAGATTTTCTGGTTCACCTCTTCCATTACCGCAACCCCTGGCACGCTGTCCTTGGGACTCCGCGAACCTCCGCGGAAGGGCTTGCCCCGCATCGTGCTAGTACAGGCGGTGCAGGGTTCCGATCCTGCGGCGATTGTGGCTGACTTGGCCGATATGGAAGAGCATTTGGCACCGCGCGTTAAGAGCATCGACTATGGCGTTCCTGGGCAAGGGGATACTACGGAGCTTGATGAGGCTTTCTACGAATTCCCCTTGGATACCCTGGGCCGCTATATGCGCTCGCCGGATCTCGCGCGGGCGGAGGACACTCCGCTTTCGGAGAGCCAGGCGGACGTCGAAAAGCCCAAGCACCTCGCCCGGAAAATTCAACGCAGGAAGGAGACCGACCGATGA
- the ffh gene encoding signal recognition particle protein — protein MFDSLSDRLQSALAGLRGKGKLTEADINATTREIRLALLEADVSLTVVRGFIKRIKERARGAEVSEALNPAQQVVKIVNEELIEILGGETRRLNLAKNPPTVIMLAGLQGAGKTTLAGKLAKHLTKQGHTPMLVACDLQRPGAVQQLQIVGERAEVPTFAPDPGTSLDSNDHEMGTSHGDPVDVAKRGIAEAKQKQHDVVIIDTAGRLGIDETLMTQARNIRDAVNPDEVLFVIDSMIGQDAVQTAEAFRDGVDFTGVVLTKLDGDARGGAALSIREVTGKPILYASTGEKLDDFDVFHPERMSSRILGMGDLLSLIEQAEATLDHQKAEEAASKLGSGELTLNDFLDQMLMIRKMGPIGNLLKMMPGGKQMNEMAAMVDEKQLDRIQAIIRGMTPEERENPKILNASRRKRIANGSGVSVSEVNQLIERFNQAKKMMSKMAGQFGMGGGGRSATKKKPKGRKGKNGKRKKGKGGGGNRGPKMPGGMPGMGGGMPSMEELQQLQQQMGGAGGAGGLGGGKIPGMPKMPKGMENIDLDNLNFGKGKK, from the coding sequence GTGTTTGACTCACTATCAGACCGCCTACAGTCAGCCCTGGCGGGCCTGCGCGGCAAGGGCAAATTAACTGAGGCGGATATCAACGCCACGACTCGTGAGATTCGATTGGCATTGCTGGAAGCTGACGTTTCTCTGACGGTGGTGCGCGGGTTTATCAAGCGCATCAAGGAACGCGCCCGCGGCGCGGAAGTCTCTGAGGCGCTCAACCCCGCCCAACAGGTGGTCAAGATCGTCAATGAGGAACTCATTGAGATCCTTGGCGGCGAAACCCGCCGGTTGAACCTGGCCAAGAATCCTCCGACCGTCATCATGCTGGCCGGTCTGCAGGGTGCTGGTAAAACCACCCTGGCCGGTAAATTGGCCAAGCACCTCACGAAGCAGGGGCACACCCCCATGCTCGTGGCCTGTGACTTGCAGCGCCCAGGCGCTGTGCAGCAGCTGCAGATCGTCGGCGAGCGCGCGGAGGTCCCGACCTTCGCCCCGGACCCAGGTACCTCCCTGGATTCCAATGACCACGAGATGGGTACCTCGCACGGGGACCCGGTGGACGTCGCCAAGCGCGGTATTGCTGAGGCAAAGCAGAAGCAGCACGATGTGGTCATCATCGATACCGCCGGCCGGCTGGGCATCGATGAAACCCTGATGACGCAGGCGCGCAATATCCGCGATGCCGTCAACCCGGATGAAGTCCTCTTCGTCATCGACTCCATGATTGGTCAGGACGCCGTGCAAACGGCGGAGGCCTTCCGCGATGGCGTGGACTTTACCGGCGTGGTTCTCACGAAGCTGGATGGTGACGCCCGCGGTGGTGCAGCGCTGTCCATTCGTGAGGTGACCGGCAAACCGATTTTGTATGCCTCTACCGGTGAGAAGCTCGATGATTTCGATGTCTTCCACCCAGAGCGCATGTCCAGCCGCATCCTGGGCATGGGTGACCTGCTCTCCCTGATTGAGCAGGCGGAAGCCACCTTGGATCACCAGAAGGCCGAGGAAGCAGCCTCTAAGCTGGGCTCTGGCGAGCTGACGCTGAATGACTTCCTTGATCAGATGCTCATGATCCGCAAGATGGGTCCGATTGGCAACCTGCTGAAGATGATGCCTGGCGGCAAGCAGATGAATGAGATGGCCGCGATGGTGGATGAAAAGCAGCTGGACCGCATCCAGGCGATCATCCGCGGTATGACTCCAGAAGAACGCGAGAATCCCAAGATTTTGAACGCGTCGCGCCGCAAGCGCATCGCCAATGGTTCCGGTGTGAGCGTGTCCGAGGTCAACCAGCTCATCGAGCGCTTCAACCAGGCCAAGAAGATGATGTCCAAGATGGCCGGCCAATTTGGCATGGGCGGTGGCGGTCGCTCTGCCACCAAGAAGAAGCCCAAGGGCCGCAAGGGCAAAAACGGCAAGCGCAAGAAGGGCAAGGGCGGCGGTGGCAACCGCGGCCCCAAGATGCCGGGCGGTATGCCGGGCATGGGCGGCGGTATGCCATCGATGGAAGAGCTACAGCAGCTGCAGCAGCAGATGGGTGGTGCCGGCGGTGCCGGTGGCCTTGGCGGTGGAAAGATCCCCGGCATGCCCAAGATGCCGAAAGGCATGGAGAATATCGACCTCGATAACCTCAACTTTGGCAAGGGCAAGAAGTAG
- a CDS encoding Na+/H+ antiporter subunit G: MAVYEIIASILLIVATILVVATVVSLWRAPDALTRANLMGPTVGLAVPLIIVAKLVVDFGQDGFSLGLLIKGLIACFGVWIIGSVGSFYLGRSIYGVAVTDVKHAKHNNEKIQTVYADEDEI; this comes from the coding sequence ATGGCTGTTTACGAGATTATTGCTTCGATCTTGCTTATTGTCGCCACCATCCTCGTGGTGGCAACCGTGGTCTCCTTGTGGCGCGCGCCGGATGCCTTGACCCGTGCCAACCTGATGGGCCCGACCGTGGGTTTGGCGGTGCCGCTTATTATCGTCGCCAAGCTCGTGGTGGATTTTGGCCAAGATGGCTTTTCTTTGGGCCTTCTTATCAAAGGCCTCATCGCCTGCTTCGGCGTGTGGATTATCGGCTCGGTGGGCTCGTTCTACCTGGGCCGTTCCATCTATGGCGTTGCGGTTACTGACGTCAAGCACGCCAAACACAATAATGAGAAAATCCAGACCGTCTATGCAGATGAAGACGAAATCTAG
- the rimM gene encoding ribosome maturation factor RimM (Essential for efficient processing of 16S rRNA): MELMIGRVIKSHGIKGEVVVEPTTDEPEVRFAVGEKLQGRQGRKEHELTISAVRSHKGRLLVTCKEIADRTQADSLRGTQFFAAPLEDDDEGFYDHELEGLRVIRDGEDIGAVVSVVHGPSQDLLEVELSTGSSALVPFVHAIVPEVDVEAGTCTIEPPEGLLDL, encoded by the coding sequence ATGGAATTGATGATTGGGCGCGTCATTAAGTCGCACGGTATCAAGGGAGAAGTGGTGGTAGAACCCACCACCGATGAGCCTGAGGTGCGCTTTGCAGTGGGAGAAAAACTGCAGGGGAGGCAGGGCCGCAAGGAACACGAGTTGACCATCTCTGCGGTGCGCAGCCACAAGGGCAGGCTTTTGGTGACGTGCAAGGAAATTGCCGATCGCACCCAAGCGGATAGCCTGCGCGGCACCCAATTTTTCGCCGCCCCATTAGAAGATGATGACGAGGGCTTTTATGATCACGAGCTCGAAGGCCTGCGCGTTATCCGCGACGGGGAAGATATCGGCGCTGTGGTTTCCGTCGTGCACGGGCCTAGCCAAGACCTCTTAGAGGTTGAACTGTCTACGGGTAGTTCCGCCTTGGTGCCCTTTGTCCATGCCATCGTCCCAGAGGTCGATGTGGAAGCCGGCACGTGCACCATCGAACCCCCGGAAGGGCTGTTGGACCTATGA
- the trmD gene encoding tRNA (guanosine(37)-N1)-methyltransferase TrmD, translated as MRLDVVTIFPEYLQPLRHALLGKAIEQGRLEVGVHDLRQWATDAHKSVDDSPFGGGPGMVMKPEVWGPALDDVALGTTAPTLDSSLPHLNRPRHDELEGVEAQAYGPEVAHEERESNSEDSDLPLLLVPTPAGAPFTQADARAWSTEEHIVFACGRYEGIDQRVVEDAKKRYRVREVSIGDYVLIGGEVAVLVIAEAVVRLIPGVLGNKRSHEEDSFSDGLLEGPSYTKPREWRGLAVPEVLTSGNHGLVDRWRREQALERTWQRRPELLEHVELSKADKAYLAHVRERESEDKGQ; from the coding sequence ATGAGGCTCGATGTCGTGACCATCTTTCCGGAATACCTGCAGCCGCTGCGCCACGCCCTTTTGGGCAAGGCCATCGAGCAGGGCCGCCTTGAGGTGGGCGTGCACGATCTGCGGCAGTGGGCCACGGATGCGCATAAATCGGTCGATGACTCGCCCTTTGGCGGCGGCCCAGGAATGGTTATGAAGCCTGAGGTATGGGGCCCTGCGCTTGACGATGTCGCACTCGGGACCACCGCTCCCACACTCGACTCCTCCCTGCCGCACCTCAACCGCCCGCGCCACGATGAATTAGAGGGCGTCGAAGCTCAGGCGTATGGCCCCGAAGTGGCGCACGAGGAGCGAGAGAGCAACAGTGAAGATAGCGATCTCCCGCTGCTCTTGGTTCCCACCCCGGCTGGCGCGCCTTTTACCCAGGCGGATGCGCGGGCATGGTCTACCGAGGAGCATATTGTTTTTGCCTGTGGGCGTTACGAGGGCATCGACCAGCGCGTGGTTGAAGATGCAAAGAAGCGCTACCGCGTTCGGGAGGTATCCATCGGGGATTATGTGCTCATTGGCGGGGAGGTCGCCGTATTGGTGATTGCAGAAGCCGTCGTCCGCCTTATCCCCGGGGTATTGGGCAATAAGCGCTCGCATGAGGAGGATTCCTTTTCTGATGGCCTGTTAGAGGGACCGAGCTATACCAAGCCGCGGGAGTGGCGCGGGCTTGCGGTGCCGGAGGTCCTGACCTCTGGAAACCATGGGCTGGTGGACCGGTGGCGCAGGGAACAAGCATTGGAGCGCACCTGGCAGCGCCGCCCCGAGTTATTGGAACACGTGGAATTGAGCAAGGCGGACAAGGCATATCTAGCGCACGTGCGCGAGCGTGAATCTGAAGACAAGGGGCAATAA